From the Malus domestica chromosome 17, GDT2T_hap1 genome, one window contains:
- the LOC103405832 gene encoding transcription factor MYB114-like, whose protein sequence is MEGYNVNLSVMRKGAWTREEDDLLRQCIEILGEGKWHQVPYKAGLNRCRKSCRLRWLNYLKPNIKRGDFTEDEVDLIIRLHKLLGNRWSLIAGRLPGRTANDVKNYWNTRLRINSRMKTLQNNSQETRKTIVIRPQPRSFIKSSNYLSSKEPIIDHIQSEEDLSTSPQTSSSTNNGNDWWKTLLEDDDILLKELYVPVLS, encoded by the exons ATGGAGGGATATAACGTTAACTTGAGTGTGATGAGAAAAGGTGCCTGGACTCGAGAGGAAGATGATCTTCTCAGGCAGTGCATTGAGATTCTTGGAGAAGGAAAGTGGCACCAAGTTCCATACAAAGCAG GCTTAAACAGGTGCAGGAAGAGCTGCAGACTAAGATGGTTGAACTATCTGAAGCCAAATATCAAGAGAGGAGACTTTACTGAGGATGAAGTAGATCTAATAATTAGGCTTCACAAGCTTTTAGGAAACAG GTGGTCGTTGATTGCTGGAAGACTTCCAGGAAGAACAGCGAATGATGTGAAAAATTATTGGAACACTCGATTACGGATCAATTCTCGCATGAAAACATTGCAAAATAATTCCCAAGAAACAAGAAAGACCATTGTGATCAGACCTCAACCCCGAAGTTTCATAAAAAGTTCAAATTACTTGAGCAGTAAAGAACCAATTATAGACCATATTCAATCAGAAGAGGATTTAAGTACGTCACCACAAACGTCGTCGTCGACAAACAATGGAAATGATTGGTGGAAGACCTTGTTAGAAGACGACGATATACTTTTGAAAGAACTGTATGTCCCAGTCTTGAGTTAG